CTTTTGTAGCTAGTCTGCAGGAGGAGAGATCTTCAACTTTAAACCCGGTGAAACTGAACGAAATTTTGAGGCTATTTGAGGGATTAAGTTTGGAAGAGTCCAGTGGTGGTTTTGGAAAGAACAGCGATTTAGAGTTGTCAAAGTTGAGGATTCAAGAAATGACTGACACAGGGTCTGGGGAAGTGTCTCTTGAGGAGTGGATTGGACCTTCAAATGCTATTGAAGGCTATGTTCCTCTGAAAGACTCTTGCTCCAACATCCAACAGGCAAGAAACCTTGAAAAAGGTAAAAGATGCAGGCATTCAACGTATCATAATATTAATCTTTTCAAGGATTTAGCCAATAAACTAAATTCATACTACTGTTGCTTTGTCTTTTCTGGGATTATCCTCTTGTAGATCAGTCTATGCTAATTGATTGATATGAGCTGTAAATGCTCATTGCAGGGTGTAAGTCTGAGCATGCTCATATCCAGCAGATAAAAGACAATTTTTTTAATGACGTGGACTTCACAAGTACTTTAATTATTCAAGATGAGTATAGTATGTCGAAATCTCCAGATCCGGCAAGGAGTATCTCTGGTCATAAAACTGATAAGcagaaaggaaaaatgaagcacAAAGACATGAAAGATGATGAATCCACCGAATTAGAAGGGCGAGTTGTTTCTGAGggaaataaaattgaaaagaaaaatttggatAAGGCACCAAGGAAACCTGCCATTAAAGACAATCTAGGAGACAGTCTAGGTGACTTATCAAATGATATCGATGAGAAGCTTGTCATTTCAGACTCGTTTTCTGGTCCTGGCCGGAATGATCTAAATAAGAACATGAGTGAAGCAGCTTCAGAATTTCAAGCTGAAAAGGCATCTAGTTCTACTGCCAACATGCTAAAGCCTTCTTTAAAATCAACAAAGGGAAAGAGGGGAACTCGTTCTGTCACTTGGGCTGATGAGAAAGTTGATGGTAATGGCAGCAAAAGCCTTTGTGACTTATCAAATGATATCGATGAGAAGCTTGTCATTTCAGACTCGTTTTCTGGTCCTGGCGGGAATGATCTAAATAAGAACACGAGTGAAGCAGCTTCAGAATTTCAAGCTGAAAAGGCATCTAGTTCTACTGCCAACATGCTAAAGCCTTCTTTAAAATCAACAAAGGGAAAGGGGGGAACTCGTTCTGTCACTTGGGCTGATGAGAAAGTTGATGGTAATGGCAGCAAAAGCCTTTGTGAGTTTCGAGAATTAGAGGacacaaaaaatattttcagCCAACCTGGTTCTGCAGTTATGGAAGTAAATGAGGATCCATATAGGTTTGCATCAGCTGAAGTGTGTGCAAGAGCGCTCAGCGAAGCAGCAGAGGCTGTTGTATCTGGAGATGCTGATACTTCTGATGCAGGTAAAGGGATATTGCTTACTTGTCTAGTCTAAGAATACAGTCAAGTTTAGATAGTTGAGTACGTTTATAAATGAAATTGTGTTCTATTGCATTTCATTATGTAACAGTGGCTGAAGCTGGAATTATTGTATTACCTCCTCATCCAGAAGTGCATGGAACTGAAGCTCAAGTGGAAGTTGATATGCCTGATTCCGAAacaaatgttttaaaatggCCAATGAAATCAGGCTTATCAAACTCTGATCTGTTGGACCCCAATGATTCTTGGTATGATACGCCACCAGAGGGGTTCAGTTTGAATGTAAGTTTGTCTTTTGAGTCAttgctttctctttttttttttgtcatttttcttcacatgcatgaatttgttaagttaaaaaatctaaaatttaattTCTCCCAGTTATCGCCATTTGCAACAATGTTTATGGCACTATTTGGATGGATATCATCGTCTTCCTTGGCCTATATATATGGACATGATGAAAGCCTTCATGAAGATTATCTGTATATCAATGGGAGGGAGTACCCCCGCAAGATTTTTTCCACTGATGGTCGCTCTCTTGAAATTAAGCAAGCTCTGGCTGGCTGTCTTGCTCGGGCTTTACCAGCGCTTGTTGCCGATCTCCAGCTTCCAATGCCACTATCTACTCTGGAGAAAGAAATGGTAATGATTTAGATTTTGTTacccatttcttcttcttcttcttttttaaggGGGGGTTGGGTGGAGGGGTGGTTGAAGAGAATTGATgctccttgttttccttaatattGGAGTCTATGGAAAATATGCTACAATTGTTGCAACAACTTTAGCCCTAGAAGCTCTGACACCAGTCCTCCTTTTGTATGACCCTTCTCATGTTAAGAAAAGGAAACAGACACTTTTTTCCCTTTGTTTATTTTGGCACCCagggtggttttttttttttttttttttgtgtgttgtGGGGGCAGAATGGAAAAAAAGCAGCGCTCTATTTAGAGCCAGTGATTGCTTTTTTCGCACTTAAAGCCACATTGTTGGATTCTTTATGCAACTGGCTGTCTCTTCTAACTGTAAGTCATTCACTGTTGTTTTCTCAGTGAATATCTTTGTGTTAGTTAGACAATCAGAGAACTACAAATCAGTTCTTCTTCATCCTTACTGTGAAACTTTGCATTCATGTCGATAAAGTCCACTTCTGTATGACCATTTTGCGTGCTTCATGAATCCATAAGGCATCTATAGCTGTTGGGTCTGAGAAAGGAGAGATGTGCAGCTAGAGGATGTATTATATAAGATTACCTTGACTCTGGAGTTACAATGGAGCAACTTCATTTTAGAATCTTAGCTGAAGctcattctttttccttgtgttaattGTTGTCTAAACCGTTTTAAAATGTTTTCTGGCTTGACCTTTTGTAAAGAAAACTTGTTTCTATTATCTCCCAAGGTTTTACAGTCGTAggattttgcaaataaaagtgaaaacatAGTATGAATGAGGATCTTTTTTTCTGGGTACATAAGTTATAGGAACTGCATGGTTTAGAGGAATTCAGGTGTTGGTTTTAGATGAGCACGtcctcatttttttcttaaGGTTTTGATGACTTGAAACAGAAGTTATGTGTCTCTTTTAGGGCTATGCACTTCACTCGCTTCGCACTTCTAGCTGCAGTTTTGCAGGAATGAAATCACAAAATGCAGGAAGCCTCTGTGTGCAATTTGCTTTCTTCTCATCAGACATTGGGTTTTAGACTGATCTTATTCACTCTGCCTATTGGaggttaaataattaatttctATCTAGTCTTTTCGTAATGACCACAATATTATGCATATATTCTCATCGAAGTTTGGGCAATGAATTAATCTAATTATGTCAGAATCTGAAACTTCTTTTATGATGATGGGCTTTTTACTGAGAGAGCTGAACTAAGGTGGCATTAATGTGTTTTTTCCTGTGTTGCTTGACTAGCTGTCTTGCTTTCTTTGGACTGGACCATACTCAGGGCAAGAAAGGAACCAGGCATTATTGTACTTTTTGtttccattcattttaattaaATTGAAGATTGAAAAAGAACCAAGTGTGGGacctttttgtcttttgattttgttcttcCTTTTTAGTAAACTGCTGctcttttgtgtgtgtgtgtgtgtgtgtatacattatttatttatttattagtgCAGGACCATCTACTTGATACAATGTCTTTTATGGATCCACTTCCACCATTCAGGATGAAGCAGTGGCAACTGCTTGTTCTCTTGCTTCTTGATGCTTTATCAGTTTATAGGATTCCTGCACTGACTCCTTACATGACTGGTAGAAGAATTCTGCTTCCAAAGGTGAGATATTTGCATCATATGGTTTTTCTGGTTTTTGACGTGGCACAGATTTATTTTGCTTTCTCACATTTGCGTGCTTATCCTTGTTTCAGCTAATCTGTCAGATAAACAGATTATCTTCTAAATTATGTGCAAGACCCTCATGAAAAGTTTTGGGAgcgaaacattttttttaagaatatGTTAAGGAGATGACAACAAAATGCTTGTTTTTCTGGGTAGTCTATGTCTTGTAGCTTTTAAGCCTTGCTTATTGTAAAATGGATCCGTATTGGTTTCTGTTATTGGGGAATATGTCCTTTTAAGCAGTCAAATATTAACATTTACActttgtacaaaatttggttaAACTGTGCAGACGAGGAGGTAATTATGCTAAGGAAACAGTGGATGAAATTTTTCTGCTTAAAGTGACACCACCATCATGTCTAGGATATTCTGTTCCTGAAGTCCACTGTTTATCGTTTCCTGAATGGGTATATGGTTGTATATCAAGtccacttgttttttttttttaaatctctttTGCAACCTTGAATGTGGTGTATGATGGATTTACTAGCATCTTGGATCTGTAATTTTGTCAAAATGCTCCAAGACCTCTCTTCGAAGCAATTTTGGAATGAGCAACTTTTGGCGGTTCAACATTGCAAGATTCAGAGCTTGTAACTCATAAAAAGTTGTTTGTTATGGTCATAGGTGCTGCAAGGGGCGCAAATAAGTGCAGAAGAATACGAGATTATGAAGGACCTGATTATTCCACTTGGCAGAGTTCCTCAATTTGCAATGCAGTGCGGCGCTTAAATTGTGACTAAATAGCTTCCCTCGACTCCGTCGCCCATTTTGCTCGTCGGGATTCTCTAATGGGGTTGCTGCTGGAAATTTAATGTTCGTACACTTCTTTTTGGTTCTTCCGAGTTGAAATTCCTGTGTCTAGGTAAGATAACCTTACCAGCCCCTCCTTTCCTCCGGATCCCTGAGGCGTCAATTTGAATTGTGAACGAACCTCTTCAATGAGAGACGACAAAAGAAATGGGTGGATTTAAGCTGTTTGAGTTTCCACTTAAAAATCATCCTGTATTGTGTAATTGCAGATGGCACAAGCTTAGCCATGGCGATGACATTAACTAGCGTCAGTGGTCAGCAAAAAGTAACAGATGAAGGAATAATTAGCAGGAGGGTTCCGAAATTACTCCCTTTGAGAAACACATATTTTGGCTTGTCCTCAgttcatgtatatatatatacctttGCTGGGCTCTAAACTTTTGgtgtaaaaaatttaaaatcaatcCAGCAGCCCCAAATTGGgtatttgtttttcaatttaTATTCAATTACAGACATTTTTTAGTTTCATGTCCTGGAGTCTTAGCCCAGCAGTTGACAATGTAAAGGATATgatattgaattctctgttctttttttttttttcttttttgatccGATCAGTATTTCTCATACTTTATGTACTCGTATTATAAGACTAAAATAGTACATAATTAAATAAACTTAAAAAAGCACTATCATCATTGTCCCCCCAGATTTATCGTTGAATGTTGACAAAGGGCTTCATTCATGGGCCCCTAGCATGGCTTTAAAAGATGCCCTGCGAGCTGTGAAAGTTACCTTTGATCTGCTCAAGCCTAAATTACAAGTTGAATGATGATAGTTTAGTAGTAACTAAAAATGAATGTCACAATGCGTTTTCTAAATTTGTGTCAAAGTCACGTATGTGTACTTTTATACTGAACATTTATCACTTGGACTTTTGAAGTATGTCGTTTTTGAAAATTGTTGCTAGTAAATTGAAAACTTCTAAATAATTCTTGAAAGGAAACTTCCTTTGAAGTCAACTGGTACCGCATAGATATTGAAATGATACCGGTTTGGATTGCGAGTTTTTTAGGTGGGTGCGtgtataaaattttactgtaacttattgtaaaaattatataaaaatttttgtgtgtttgaatagagtattatttgaaataattaatgtagcacttttttgtgatgtaatgtatatgagataaaaaattaggtgagaatataaaaaggtggattGAGGAATAAATTTATGtgtgaaataattttttttttgagtattatttgtttttgtttttgctttccttttctttctttttttcctttcttcttgatCTTCACAATAGACAAAAGGAAAACCAAATGAGACATCGCTAAAAAGCCTTGCAAAGTTTTATCAGCTAAAATCAAGATGCTGTAGGAGCACAatgaacactttttttttttcttctctcagAATTCCAAActgttttctccttttttttttttaatctcttgTCCAATCTCTTCCAAACTGTGCCCGGAGAGAAggcaaaagtttcttttttttttttttttttttttccaaaacgaTATTTGATTATATTACTTCCAAAACATGTACAAGTGCGAGCAAAGACTCAAGATAACTTTACAATCAGTGTGTTTAACACTGAGGAAACAAAAGTTCCTCGTCGATTGTGATGCCTAAGGCATATAGACTAATCCTAGAACTTAGATGATTGTTACCACTATTAACTAGACAAAAGGAGCACATATGAACAGCCCTTTCAATTGTACAATATCCTCCACCAGAGTAGCTACTCTAATATCGCTTGCCTTTTGAGATCGTATGTGATTGAGGAGTTGCTTGTTCAGTACCTGGAATTGTACCTTCCTTTGTTGCAAGGTGGTTGCTTTGCACATAGCCAGCTTTAGTGCTACTTTTGAACAAAAGTTTCGGCTGTGCCCATTTTGAACAATTCCTGACGCCTTAAgattaattaataaaaaatagtaACGAGTTGCCTACCGGCGGCGTGAAGCTGCTGATTTAGGTGATGCATTGAAAACGCTAATAATTGAAGACTggtaaattaaatattaaataataATGGGACCATTTGTTTAACGGATGAAGTTTGACCATGTAATCATGTCATTTTGCGCCTGTCCAATGTTGCAAACATGACAGGCAGCGTTGTTTTAGTTTGTACAGTTCTTAATTATTCAATTGCTCATTTCCAAATTACTAGTcaataatttcctttttttcctaagGGAAGTAAACCAAATCAAAACATGTAA
This portion of the Coffea arabica cultivar ET-39 chromosome 2e, Coffea Arabica ET-39 HiFi, whole genome shotgun sequence genome encodes:
- the LOC113733009 gene encoding putative RNA polymerase II subunit B1 CTD phosphatase RPAP2 homolog isoform X3 is translated as MAKDHVIAVKDAVHRLQLSLLEGIQDENKLFAAGSVMSQSDYQDVVTERSITNLCGYPLCGNSLPLERPRKGRYRISLKEHKVYDLHETYMYCSTNCVVNSRAFVASLQEERSSTLNPVKLNEILRLFEGLSLEESSGGFGKNSDLELSKLRIQEMTDTGSGEVSLEEWIGPSNAIEGYVPLKDSCSNIQQARNLEKGCKSEHAHIQQIKDNFFNDVDFTSTLIIQDEYSMSKSPDPARSISGHKTDKQKGKMKHKDMKDDESTELEGRVVSEGNKIEKKNLDKAPRKPAIKDNLGDSLGDLSNDIDEKLVISDSFSGPGRNDLNKNMSEAASEFQAEKASSSTANMLKPSLKSTKGKRGTRSVTWADEKVDGNGSKSLCDLSNDIDEKLVISDSFSGPGGNDLNKNTSEAASEFQAEKASSSTANMLKPSLKSTKGKGGTRSVTWADEKVDGNGSKSLCEFRELEDTKNIFSQPGSAVMEVNEDPYRFASAEVCARALSEAAEAVVSGDADTSDAVAEAGIIVLPPHPEVHGTEAQVEVDMPDSETNVLKWPMKSGLSNSDLLDPNDSWYDTPPEGFSLNDHLLDTMSFMDPLPPFRMKQWQLLVLLLLDALSVYRIPALTPYMTGRRILLPKVLQGAQISAEEYEIMKDLIIPLGRVPQFAMQCGA
- the LOC113733009 gene encoding putative RNA polymerase II subunit B1 CTD phosphatase RPAP2 homolog isoform X2, which encodes MAKDHVIAVKDAVHRLQLSLLEGIQDENKLFAAGSVMSQSDYQDVVTERSITNLCGYPLCGNSLPLERPRKGRYRISLKEHKVYDLHETYMYCSTNCVVNSRAFVASLQEERSSTLNPVKLNEILRLFEGLSLEESSGGFGKNSDLELSKLRIQEMTDTGSGEVSLEEWIGPSNAIEGYVPLKDSCSNIQQARNLEKGCKSEHAHIQQIKDNFFNDVDFTSTLIIQDEYSMSKSPDPARSISGHKTDKQKGKMKHKDMKDDESTELEGRVVSEGNKIEKKNLDKAPRKPAIKDNLGDSLGDLSNDIDEKLVISDSFSGPGRNDLNKNMSEAASEFQAEKASSSTANMLKPSLKSTKGKRGTRSVTWADEKVDGNGSKSLCDLSNDIDEKLVISDSFSGPGGNDLNKNTSEAASEFQAEKASSSTANMLKPSLKSTKGKGGTRSVTWADEKVDGNGSKSLCEFRELEDTKNIFSQPGSAVMEVNEDPYRFASAEVCARALSEAAEAVVSGDADTSDAVAEAGIIVLPPHPEVHGTEAQVEVDMPDSETNVLKWPMKSGLSNSDLLDPNDSWYDTPPEGFSLNLSPFATMFMALFGWISSSSLAYIYGHDESLHEDYLYINGREYPRKIFSTDGRSLEIKQALAGCLARALPALVADLQLPMPLSTLEKEMDHLLDTMSFMDPLPPFRMKQWQLLVLLLLDALSVYRIPALTPYMTGRRILLPKTRR
- the LOC113733009 gene encoding putative RNA polymerase II subunit B1 CTD phosphatase RPAP2 homolog isoform X1, producing the protein MAKDHVIAVKDAVHRLQLSLLEGIQDENKLFAAGSVMSQSDYQDVVTERSITNLCGYPLCGNSLPLERPRKGRYRISLKEHKVYDLHETYMYCSTNCVVNSRAFVASLQEERSSTLNPVKLNEILRLFEGLSLEESSGGFGKNSDLELSKLRIQEMTDTGSGEVSLEEWIGPSNAIEGYVPLKDSCSNIQQARNLEKGCKSEHAHIQQIKDNFFNDVDFTSTLIIQDEYSMSKSPDPARSISGHKTDKQKGKMKHKDMKDDESTELEGRVVSEGNKIEKKNLDKAPRKPAIKDNLGDSLGDLSNDIDEKLVISDSFSGPGRNDLNKNMSEAASEFQAEKASSSTANMLKPSLKSTKGKRGTRSVTWADEKVDGNGSKSLCDLSNDIDEKLVISDSFSGPGGNDLNKNTSEAASEFQAEKASSSTANMLKPSLKSTKGKGGTRSVTWADEKVDGNGSKSLCEFRELEDTKNIFSQPGSAVMEVNEDPYRFASAEVCARALSEAAEAVVSGDADTSDAVAEAGIIVLPPHPEVHGTEAQVEVDMPDSETNVLKWPMKSGLSNSDLLDPNDSWYDTPPEGFSLNLSPFATMFMALFGWISSSSLAYIYGHDESLHEDYLYINGREYPRKIFSTDGRSLEIKQALAGCLARALPALVADLQLPMPLSTLEKEMDHLLDTMSFMDPLPPFRMKQWQLLVLLLLDALSVYRIPALTPYMTGRRILLPKVLQGAQISAEEYEIMKDLIIPLGRVPQFAMQCGA